A DNA window from Sporosarcina sp. ANT_H38 contains the following coding sequences:
- the comGC gene encoding competence type IV pilus major pilin ComGC gives MKLIHNDRGFTLIEMMIVLLIISVLILIAIPNVTKHSKSIDEKGCDAYMQMVQGQIEAFKMDEKHLPTSLAELTEKEYLPENAQCPDGTQLLIGVDGKVDKVGVSASLGANGGEN, from the coding sequence ATGAAACTTATTCATAACGATAGGGGTTTCACGTTAATTGAAATGATGATTGTTCTGTTAATTATTTCGGTTCTCATTTTAATCGCTATCCCAAATGTCACAAAACATTCTAAGTCAATTGATGAAAAAGGCTGCGATGCTTATATGCAAATGGTTCAAGGCCAAATTGAGGCGTTTAAAATGGATGAAAAACATCTTCCGACCTCTCTTGCTGAATTGACTGAAAAGGAATACCTACCTGAAAATGCACAGTGTCCTGATGGTACGCAATTGTTAATTGGTGTGGATGGAAAAGTGGATAAGGTGGGTGTATCCGCCAGCTTGGGAGCAAACGGTGGAGAAAACTAG